Proteins encoded by one window of Nicotiana tabacum cultivar K326 chromosome 10, ASM71507v2, whole genome shotgun sequence:
- the LOC107831545 gene encoding photosystem II repair protein PSB27-H1, chloroplastic-like codes for MASPTLITPSTSTPKPLTPIRSKLSSTTTATVSTSVSSTRRREFLSLAAGILTPALLLPATSAFAASDEEYVREASEVIKKVRSTLSMEKSDPNLADSVTELREASNYWVAKYRREKALLGRASFRDIYSALNAVSGHYVSFGPTTPIPAKRKQRILEEMDTAEKALQRGR; via the coding sequence atgGCTTCTCCAACCCTAATAACCCCATCCACCTCCACCCCAAAACCCCTTACCCCTATTCGATCAAAACTCTCCTCTACCACCACCGCCACCGTCTCAACCTCTGTCTCATCCACCCGCCGCCGTGAATTCCTCTCTCTGGCTGCCGGAATCCTTACTCCGGCATTGCTCCTACCTGCCACGTCAGCATTCGCTGCTTCCGACGAGGAGTACGTGAGGGAAGCTTCGGAAGTGATTAAGAAAGTGAGGTCCACGCTCTCTATGGAGAAAAGTGATCCGAACTTAGCTGATTCTGTTACTGAGTTGAGAGAGGCTTCTAATTATTGGGTTGCTAAGTACAGAAGAGAGAAGGCTTTATTGGGCCGGGCCTCATTCCGTGACATTTACTCGGCCCTCAATGCTGTTTCGGGCCATTATGTTAGCTTTGGGCCGACCACACCCATTCCGGCTAAGAGAAAGCAGAGAATCTTGGAAGAGATGGACACTGCTGAGAAGGCTTTACAGAGGGGAAGATAA